The Rhodothermales bacterium nucleotide sequence TAGCCAGGCACGCGGTAGCTGCGGCTGCCCTGCGTGAAGACCATTTCGAACCGATAGTCCAGAAACGGGTTCGGCGTTCCTCCTTCACTGGCCTGGGGGCCGTCGAGGGTGAAGGTGATGGGGTGCCATTTCTTCTGCTCGCCGGTGACGGCGATCTCGCCCGGCGTATCCTCGTTCCCGCCACCGCCTGCGGCGCCCCTGGCGGACTCCGGGTGGGCGATGCTCAGCGGGTCGGTGACGCTATCGAGGTACAAGTGGATACGGTCGATGCGCACGTTCTTGGAGCGGGCGGAAACGTAAAACGTGTGCTGGCCGGCCGAGAGCGTGTATCGGGGGTTGAGAAATTCGCCCGAGGATGGCTCGAGGAAGCTATGAAACGTGAAGCCCTCGTCCATCCGGGTGCCAGGGTGGAAGGTTTTGATCCACTCCCCCGATTCACCCATCCGGGTCCAGAAGTCGTTTTCCTGATCGCTGGCCGGCGAACCCTGGTGAGATAGCCGCAGGCGGAGGTTGTATTCCCCCGGTGTAGCAATCTGGACGGTGTAAGCCAGTAGCCCGTTGCCGGGATCGTTAAAAAAGTTATCGCCATTCCAGCGGATATAGCCGTTGCCGGCGTATCCCGCTTCGCTGCTTTCGAAGCGCCAGTCGCCGGCGAGCGCGATGGTTTCGGCCTCGATGACAACCAGGCCATCGGCTTCAATGAAGGCGTTGCTCTGCGCGCGAGCTACGCCAGGAACGAGGAACAGGGAGAGCGCGAGCGACCAAAAGAGGAAACTGGCGGCCCGCTTCATAGAAAGGACGTACGTAGTCATAAACCTCATTGATGACTGAACGCGAACGTTCGACAGGAATGGTTTTTTTCCTTGAGGTGATTGGGGAGGCGTCAGATAGTGCCAGCCCACCCGTGGTGATTTAGCCAGGTGGGGCGGCGCGACGGGCAATGCGTCGGGCGAATGTGCGGCGGGGGGCAGATTCATCAATCCGTTTGTCAAACGTCGTGCCAGAACAGCGCGAAGGAAGCCGGCGCCAAGACTGGAGAGTGTGATCGCGATTTGTAGCCAATGCGAGGGGTGCATAGATCATGTGGAATACAGGGGAAAAGCGAAATCACCTGTGAATTCTACCCGGTTTACTTTTTTGGACGCCGGCGCCGGCCGGCCGATCACGCGTCGTACCATGGTGGGTGTCAGATGATGAGAGGGCGATCAGAAAGCCCACGCGAGCGGTCGACGCCTCCGCTTTGGGGCGTGCTCTGCGCTTTTGGCGCATGGGGGCACACGCTTTATAGCTGAGTCTCAATGCGGGACGGGAGCGGTTGCGGGTGTCGTTTTCACCCTGTATGGGCACGATCTATGCATGGAAGGGTAGGGAGGGATCTTTTGTGGACCCCTACGTCCCTGGCGACGTTAAATCAGCCTCTCATGCTCAAAAAATCGCACACGATCATGCATGTACGGTATACATATAAAATGCTCCCCCGTCTCTTACTACTGCTGCTGCTCTATAGCCAGTCTGCCGCGGGGCAGGGTACGTTCGGGATCGGCAGCACCTCGGCCGTGCTGGGGCAGCCGCTCGTGGATGCCGTAAGTGGCTCCCAGGCGGAGGTAAGCAGTGCGTTCGGGGCATCCGGCACGGTGCTCGTCTTCTGGGGCAACCAGTGCGTCTGGTCGCAGCGTTATGAAGCGCGGCTGAAACAGGCCATGCGTCAGGCGGTGCAAAACGGGCTAGCCGTCGTGCTTGTAAATGCGAACGACCCGGTGGCCTTCCCACGGGAAAACGCCGAGGAAAGCCAGCAAATGGCCCGTCAGATGGGCGTTGAGCATTACTTTCTGGATACCGACGGCGGCCTGGCGCGCGCGTTGGGTGCGCAGCGTATTCCGCATGTGTTTATCTTCGATGGAGGCAAGCAGCTTGTTTACGCCGGCGCCATCGACGACAGCCCGGGCGATGTGGCACTGGTGCAAAAAAACTATCTGTCGGACGCACTGGCCGCGCTGCGCGCCGGCTCCGCGCCTGATCCCGCCGAGACACAACCGTTCGGATGCCGCATCAAGTTATGACGATCGACGCGGTGGAAGCGGATTTCCACCGCCTGGCGCCGGGTGAGGATGTACGGTTCGCGGCGATGCTCCAGACGGTCGTGACACATCAGCAGGCCTGTAATCCAATTTATGGCCGCTATTGCATGTCGTTTCCTGACTGGGAGGCGCCGTTGCTCCCGGTCGAGGCGTTTAAACATGGGGTGCTGGCCAGTTGTGCGGCGCCGGAGGTCGTGTTTGAGAGTAGTGGGACGGGCCAGGGGGCGCCCGGGCGGCACTATGTCTGCAAGACGACCGTCTACGAGCGCTCGTTTGTCGAACACTTCAGGGCCGCGTTCGGCGAGGGGCCGTTCACGCTCGTGGCGCATCTGCCGCATTATGCGTCCCGAGGCGGAGCGTCTTCCTTGCTCTACATGGTGCGAGGGTTGATCGAGCGATTCGGCGATGCGGCGAGCGGGTTTTTTCTGGAGGATGACGCCCTTTTCCATCGTGCGATCGTGCACAGCACACACGTCGGCACGCCGTTCATTCTGTTCGGGGCAGCGTTCGGACTGCTCGATCTCGTGGAGCAGGGTGCGCCGCGGTTGCCTGAGGGCGCCCGCGTGATCGAGACCGGTGGGATGAAAACCTATCGCCGCGCCATCGGCCGGCCGGCGTTGCACGAGCACCTGGCGGCCGGCTTTGGCGTCGCCCGGAGCCAGGTGGTGAGTGAGTATGGGATGTGCGAGCTGCTGAGCCAGAGTTACACGCGGGGCGAGGAGTCCTTTTTTGCGCCACCCTGGGTGCGCATGCGGGTGGTCGACCCCGGAAACCCTCGCGTGGAACAACCGGACGGTGTTGAAGGCGCGCTGGCCGTGGTCGATCTCGCCAATATGTACTCCGTGAGCGCTCTGCTCACCCAGGATCGGGCGGTACGGGTCGGGGACGGGTTTCAGGTGCTCGGCCGGCTCTCCGGCGCCGAGTTGCGCGGCTGTAATTTTCTTTTAGAACAATTGCGATGAACGGTGGTACCCGGTGCCGTCAGTGGCATCTGAAATCCCATCTATCCCGAAGGACTCCGTAAGGACACCGCATGGAACCCGATACCCTCACGGCTCCGGAAGAGGTGATGGAGGACGATACGCTCACGATCTTCCTACCCAATTACCACGTCATCCTGCTTGACGACAACGAACATTCGTACGAATATGTGATCGAGATGCTGATGAAGCTGTTCGGGCACAGCCAGGAGACTGCGTATCGGATGGCGGTCGATGTCGATCGGCAGGGGCGTGTGGTGGTGGATACGACCACGAAAGAACGCGCGGAGTTGAAGCGCGACCAGATCCATGGCTACGGGGCGGACTGGCGGATCGCGCATAGCCGGGGATCGATGTCCGCCCTCGTAGAGCCGGCCGAATAGATGGCCTGACCCTCGTATGTTGCCGGTGCTGCGGGCATGTGCCGGAATAGACTGTTAAATGTCCGGAATATGACGTAAACACGGGATAGCGCCGGCATAAAGACCGTAGTATACTGGCCTTGTGATCTATCGGAACCGGGAGCCTGTCTTTATTCCCGGAAAGATCCACAGGCAGAGATCTCTAGGGGTAGGGTCTCTGCCCTTTTTTTGTTTATGTCCTTTCGACTCGTTCGCCGGGTAGTTTCACACGGTCAATTCACTGACGTCATTTCACCAGGATCAGCGAGCGCGTGTGGGCGTGTCGGCCGGCTTCGAGCCGGTACATATACACCCCGCCCGGCAGGTCGCCGGCGTCGAAGGTGACCTCATGCCGGCCGGCCGGGAGGGCGGCATCGACGAGGAGTCGCACTTCGCGGCCTAGCAGGTCGTACACCGCGAGGCGTGCCGGGCCAGCGACGGGCAGGTCATAGGAGATCCGGGTGGTGGGATTAAAAGGGTTGGGATAATTCTCATGGAGCGCATAGGCCGACGGGGCGAGGCGATCGACCGATACGACCTCCGAGTACGCAAACGTTCCGTCGAAGTCGATCTGCCGGAGCCGGTACCACAGCACGGCGGCGCCATTCGGGGCGTCGCCGTCGGCGAAGCGGTAGGCGCGGGGTTCGAGCGTAGTGCCGCTGCCGGCCACCTGTCCGATGGGTGAAAACGTGAAGCCGTCGATGGAGCGCTCGACATCGAAGCCGGCGTTATTCGTTTCCGAGGCGGTCTCCCAAGAGAGGTGGATGGTCTGGCTGTCCGCGAGGGCGGTGAAGCGCGTCAATGAGACGGGCAGGGTTGTGTTGTCGGTGAAGAAGAGTCGGTTGGAATCGACGACCCGGTAGGAGGTGGTGGGCGAGGCCCAGTACAGGGCGATCTCGGTGCGGCCTGTCGTCTCCAGGAGTTCCACCTTCAAGGGATACATATAGTCGGCCTGGAGGGCTTTACTGCCCGAGGTATAGGTATAGCCACCGGCGTCCCAGGTATCAACGACGAGGTCGCCATCGATCCAGACGCGTGCGCCATCGTCCGCGCCGACCGTGAACGTGTAGGTCTCGGTATGTTCGGGTTGGATATAGCCGGTCCACCGGACGGTGAAGTTATCCGCCGAAAGCCTGTCGATAGGGACACCTTCGCCCCAGTTGTAGGCAATCCGGGGCTCCATGCGCACTTCCGGCACGCCGGTAAACGAGGTGCCCTTGAAATACTCCGCCCTGAGCCCCGTGACGGCGCCACCCGGGACGGGCAGCACGACGATCGGGAGTCCGATGCGGTCCTCGACGCCGTTCGATGTGACGATGGAGAGGCTCGGGTGGTAGTAGCCGGCGCGGGCGTAGGTGTGGCGGTTTGTTTGTCCGTACGCCTGCACCCCATCGCCAAAATCCCACTGGTAGCTGGCGATGGAGCCGGCGGTGCTGGTGGCGCCGGAGGCGTCGAATGAGTAGGCGAAGGACGTCTCGTCGGTCGAGAAGGCCGTGAAGCGTGCGGTAGCGCTGGCGCCGGCGGGTTTGTGCTGGACCAGGGCGACCCAGTCGTCTTTGGTCATCGTGGGCGCCGGCCCGAGGGCGCGAACCCCTCCGCCGCTCACTTCGCGGACGCTTCCGAAAAACGGCGCGCCGCCCAGGCGCGGGTTGAACCACTTCACGGAGTAGACGCCGGTTTGTCCTTCCAGATTGAGCGCCACCTGAGCATTCGCGCGGCGGAGGTAGACGGCGTAGACTTCGCCCGGTCTGGCGAATACGAGGTGGTTTTCGTCGGAGGTCAACCCGGTCTGCGGCGTCATTTCCGGGAAGGGGAGATAGGTGTGAAAAAAGTCGAGCGCATACCGCGTCTGGCGCCATATCTCCTCGTAGGGCCGGAAGTCCTCGGTCTTATAGTCGTACCGGGTGAGCGCGTCGTCGCCGAAGAACCACTCGACGCCGGCGCCGCCGGCCATCAGGTTGCCCCAGAGCACCTCCTGGCGCACTTTGTCGACGTTATAGTCCTCGCCCCATGGACGAATGCCCTTTTTCCAGCCGCAGCACTCGTCCATCATGATAACCCACGGCTTGCCGGCGTTGTCCGCGTTGGTATACCAGAGTTTGGTGTTGTTATATACCTTCAGGTCACCGGAATAGGCGCCTCCTTCGTGGATCTGAAACGAGATGCCGGAAAAAGACGGGTGACCCAGGAGGGGGCCGTAGATGGATTCGTAGTTGACGGTGCCGGGGAACGAGTGCGCCATGACGGGGTGGTCATAGGCGTCGAGCGCATCGATGTAATCGATGTACGCCTTGCGCTGCGCATCGGTATTGCGCCCCTCAAGCAATTCCTCGCCGATATTCCACATGACAGCCGGATGGTACCCGAATCGGGCGACCATTTCACGGTAATAGAGCTTCCGGTTTCGCCCGAGTTCGCCGTTGTCGAGCAAGAGATCGTTGTCGACTTCCTGAAGTGCGATGTGGATCAGCAATCCTTTCTGCTGCATGTGGCGGAAGAGCACATCCCACTGGGCCAGTTTGGAGACATCGTACCGGTCATGGATTTCGGGCGCGATCCAGGGCCAGACATCCTCGTTGCCGAAGTCTTCCGCGTCGCGCAGGCCCAGGTTGACGAAGACAAAAAAGGCGCTATTGACTCCTTCCGAAGCCAGATAGTTGATGGCGCCGATGAGGCCCTTGCCCTTGGTGCCTTTCCAGACGGGGTCGCCGGCGCGCCAGTCCGCGACATGGGATGGATACGACTTGACGAAGCTGGGGGTCGACAGGCTGCTGGTGCCGTCGATATCTGCGTACGCGAGCAGGTTTTCGGGGCTATTGGTACCTGCCTTGAGGTACCAGGACCCATCGTCGAAGCGCAGGTAGGGCTGATCGATGTAGCGTAGGATGCCGCGGCCCCGAAAGTCCGGCGCCGTTTTGTCGGACGCGTCTACGACGAACAGGCCGGCCAGCCCGTTGGCGCCGACAGGTAGGCCACCCGACGCGTCGTCCGCCACGGCTATATCCGTCCCCGAGACAAAGGACACCGTGTAGCTCCAGGTACCCGTGGTGGGCGGAGAGAAATGGGCGAGCCAGACGTCGCCGGCCGTGGCGGAGGACTCGCGGGCGTTTCCATCCGCCGCGAAGTACCCCGGTACGATGTAGGTCACCGCGCCCTGACGGAAGGTGACATCTACCCGATAATCCGAAAACGGGTTGATCGCACCGGCTTCACTGGCCTGGGGCCCGGTCATGCGCAGCGTGATGGGATGCCATCGCTTGAGCTCTCCCGAAACCGTGACCTGGGCCTCCGCCGGCCGAGCGGACAACCCCGACAATCCGATGAGCAGCGTAAGTGCAAGAAGGGGAGGGACGACGTAAAACACAAAAAAATGACGTACTGGGGGCATGAGACGAACCAGTGCCTGGGGCATTTCGTGAAGGGAAGATCGGAGCCTATCCTACGTGAACCGGGGGGTAGGGGAAGTAGGCTGTGAGGTGGGTCGTCGAGTAAAAGAAGTCGAGTAAAAGAAGTCGAGTAAAAAATAAGGGGCCGGCGAATCGACGCGTTTGTGCGCTGGCTTATTAGGATATGTACTTTCGGCGCAGTAGTGAACGGAAGAAACGCGGCCTGGCGCGCAAGGTTCATTCCGGAAGGGAAGGGTGGTTTCGTGTGTCTTCCGTGCCGTATATTCACGTCGCATCGCCCCGCCCGAATTCGATCCCTGTCCCCATGCCTCCTGTCCATCGCTGGATATTCGCCCTGGTGCTGGCGTTGTCGCCTGCGCGCGCCGGCTTCGCGCAGGATGAGGAAAAGCCTATTCAGGTCTTCGGTTATTTCCAGAATGTGTTCCAGCACGAGGTGTTTCAGAACGGTCCTGATAACAATTCGTTTGCGGCGCAGCAGCTCAATCTTTTTTTCCAGAAGGACATTTCGCACCGGTTTCGGTCGTTTATCAACTTCGAGTTTTTGAACAACTTCTCGTCGAGTGAGGCCTGGGGCGCGGCGAACTTAAAGGAGGCGTGGATCCGGTACGACCACAGCCCGGCCTTCAAGCTGAAATTGGGGCTGCAGACGCCGGTCTTTAATCATCTCAACGAGATCAAGACCCGCACGCCGTTACTGCCGTACATCGTCCGGCCGATCGTCTACGAAACGTCGCTCGAGGATGTGATCCGGCTGGATGAATATGTGCCGGAACGGGGCTTTCTGCAAGCGTATGGGACGCTGGCGCTGGGCCGGCGGCACGCGTTTGACTATGCGCTGTTTGCCGGAAACAGCCCGAACATTCGCACGGATCGAAACCTGGGGCAAACCGGGGTGGATACGACGACCAACGTCCTCGTCGGCGGCCGCCTGGGTGTCCGGCTTAATGAATGGGTCCCGCGTATCTCGGAGATCAAGGCCGGCGTTTCGGTGGCCACGGACCGCGTCAACTACTTTCGGGATGTCGGCGACATGCTAAGCATCAAGGAGGACGAAATTGAACAGTACCGTGCGGCCCTGACGATGGTGCCGCGCACGCGCGTGGGGGTGGATGTGTCGGTGTATCTGGGCCGGCTGTATCTGGAGGCGGAGGGTATCTCGGCGCTGTTTCA carries:
- a CDS encoding ATP-dependent Clp protease adaptor ClpS produces the protein MEPDTLTAPEEVMEDDTLTIFLPNYHVILLDDNEHSYEYVIEMLMKLFGHSQETAYRMAVDVDRQGRVVVDTTTKERAELKRDQIHGYGADWRIAHSRGSMSALVEPAE
- a CDS encoding PA14 domain-containing protein, with amino-acid sequence MPPVRHFFVFYVVPPLLALTLLIGLSGLSARPAEAQVTVSGELKRWHPITLRMTGPQASEAGAINPFSDYRVDVTFRQGAVTYIVPGYFAADGNARESSATAGDVWLAHFSPPTTGTWSYTVSFVSGTDIAVADDASGGLPVGANGLAGLFVVDASDKTAPDFRGRGILRYIDQPYLRFDDGSWYLKAGTNSPENLLAYADIDGTSSLSTPSFVKSYPSHVADWRAGDPVWKGTKGKGLIGAINYLASEGVNSAFFVFVNLGLRDAEDFGNEDVWPWIAPEIHDRYDVSKLAQWDVLFRHMQQKGLLIHIALQEVDNDLLLDNGELGRNRKLYYREMVARFGYHPAVMWNIGEELLEGRNTDAQRKAYIDYIDALDAYDHPVMAHSFPGTVNYESIYGPLLGHPSFSGISFQIHEGGAYSGDLKVYNNTKLWYTNADNAGKPWVIMMDECCGWKKGIRPWGEDYNVDKVRQEVLWGNLMAGGAGVEWFFGDDALTRYDYKTEDFRPYEEIWRQTRYALDFFHTYLPFPEMTPQTGLTSDENHLVFARPGEVYAVYLRRANAQVALNLEGQTGVYSVKWFNPRLGGAPFFGSVREVSGGGVRALGPAPTMTKDDWVALVQHKPAGASATARFTAFSTDETSFAYSFDASGATSTAGSIASYQWDFGDGVQAYGQTNRHTYARAGYYHPSLSIVTSNGVEDRIGLPIVVLPVPGGAVTGLRAEYFKGTSFTGVPEVRMEPRIAYNWGEGVPIDRLSADNFTVRWTGYIQPEHTETYTFTVGADDGARVWIDGDLVVDTWDAGGYTYTSGSKALQADYMYPLKVELLETTGRTEIALYWASPTTSYRVVDSNRLFFTDNTTLPVSLTRFTALADSQTIHLSWETASETNNAGFDVERSIDGFTFSPIGQVAGSGTTLEPRAYRFADGDAPNGAAVLWYRLRQIDFDGTFAYSEVVSVDRLAPSAYALHENYPNPFNPTTRISYDLPVAGPARLAVYDLLGREVRLLVDAALPAGRHEVTFDAGDLPGGVYMYRLEAGRHAHTRSLILVK
- a CDS encoding redoxin domain-containing protein, with product MLPRLLLLLLLYSQSAAGQGTFGIGSTSAVLGQPLVDAVSGSQAEVSSAFGASGTVLVFWGNQCVWSQRYEARLKQAMRQAVQNGLAVVLVNANDPVAFPRENAEESQQMARQMGVEHYFLDTDGGLARALGAQRIPHVFIFDGGKQLVYAGAIDDSPGDVALVQKNYLSDALAALRAGSAPDPAETQPFGCRIKL